From Ananas comosus cultivar F153 linkage group 8, ASM154086v1, whole genome shotgun sequence, one genomic window encodes:
- the LOC109714679 gene encoding uncharacterized protein LOC109714679: protein MAKGERGEEDYSRLRDVRVSLDRVAAAAEAEAEAEAEGGGGGGGGFSLCFWLYLSSSARPSSVILRQTTSDVRGSMSLLRSERGQTDSLSLWCSTKKKLHSAGSSFPMD from the exons ATGGCGAAAGGGGAGCGCGGCGAAGAGGACTACTCCAGGCTCCGAGACGTGCGAGTAAGCCTCGATCGAGTGGCTGcggcagcagaagcagaagcggaagcggaagccgaaggcggcggcggcggcggcggcggcttctCCCTCTGCTTTTGGCTTTACCTCTCGAGCTCCGCACGACCTTCCTCGGTGATCCTTCGACAG ACGACTTCAGATGTTCGAGGAAGTATGTCCCTTCTACGCTCTGAGCGAGGACAAACTGATTCTCTTTCCTTGTGGTGCTCTACAAAGAAGAAGCTTCATTCTGCTGGTAGCTCCTTTCCAATGGACTGA
- the LOC109714680 gene encoding uncharacterized protein LOC109714680 — translation MSPSLLAAVLLILVVALSPHYVSAASVINETCKAVERVRSVDYRFCMETLYAVPKSTSADTRELALLAANLTKINITSIIDITEDLVNNLIACIRYYREMKQSVTGSIGDIKARNIENAIDKLQHAEDTPDDCDILLFEGRAMKNPLRDENLNAKALAELAYSITSLLENKK, via the coding sequence ATGAGCCCCTCTTTGCTTGCCGCCGTGCTCCTTATACTTGTTGTAGCCCTCTCCCCTCATTATGTATCTGCAGCCTCCGTCATCAACGAGACCTGCAAGGCTGTAGAGAGGGTGCGCTCAGTAGACTACCGATTCTGCATGGAAACTCTCTATGCCGTGCCTAAAAGCACATCCGCCGACACTCGCGAGCTCGCCCTCCTTGCTGCCAACCTCACAAAAATCAACATCACCTCAATCATAGACATTACCGAAGATCTCGTCAACAATCTCATCGCATGCATTCGCTACTACAGGGAGATGAAGCAATCAGTGACAGGTTCCATAGGAGACATCAAGGCCAGGAATATAGAGAATGCCATTGACAAATTGCAGCATGCCGAGGACACACCTGACGACTGTGATATCCTACTCTTTGAAGGAAGAGCCATGAAGAACCCACTGAGAGATGAGAATCTCAACGCGAAAGCTCTTGCGGAACTCGCTTATTCGATAACCTCCttgttggaaaataaaaaataa